Part of the Drosophila pseudoobscura strain MV-25-SWS-2005 chromosome 2, UCI_Dpse_MV25, whole genome shotgun sequence genome, TACAATGAAGTTTGCTTTTAAATATTCTGGTTTTCGTGCGCTCTTTCTCCTTCACAAAATGGCAATACGAAATATGTGTTCATGTATATGtgttgtgtgtgggtgagtgagtgtgtggtgcatgtgtatgtgtgtgggtgtgtgggtgtgcgtgtgcacTTTACATGGCAGCACCATTGTAATGCTGATACATCTCGTCCCAGAACCTCTGTCGTTCCGGCTCTGGATTCGTCTTCATGGCAAGAGTTCCCGAGATGTCCAGGTAGTTGAGGCTATTCATCACATTCGATGGATCGATGGGCGCCCACTTTGTGGTCAAATACGGATCCTCAACATCGGGCGTGGGTGTGCTGAAGCCatacaaaattgaaattcaagaAAACTTCGAGGAGCTTCTCTCTAAGACTCACCCGTATTTGGCGAAATTCGTCCACATGCGCACCATGCGATTCTTAACCTGCACCTCCAGCGACTTGGGGTCCAGGCTCAGGTTGAAGAAGCCAAATTTGAAGAGATATCCCAGCTCATCGCCGTGACAGACCCCCGGTCGGGGAATGCCCAGCATCCGCTTGTACAGCCCCAGGGCACCATCGAAGGAGAAGCGGTACATGTAGACAGGAGCGCTTCCATACTTGGCATGATTACGGGCAGTCCGGCGAATGCCTTGCAGGAACATGAGATCAGTGAGGAGCTGCCATAGAAGATCGTGCATTATAATGATATGAAGTTCATTCAGTGGTAAGTGCACCCACCGCTATCATCTCGTCGACGGATTCAATGCCCACATGCTTGTTCCCCAGGTAGAAGGAGCGTATCTCGCGGGTGACCCTGTCATGGACATGGGTGGAATTCAAGTCCTGAGGCACCAGGCGTCCAAAGTCGTTCTCAATTATGCCCAGCAACTGGGGATTCTTTCGAAGTCCTAAGTTGAAGAGTTGAAGATGGTTTAGTCTAAAGTTACCTTTAGGGAATGCCCCACACTTACTTCTTATAAAGAGCATTGCTTCATGGGTGTTATAGCCTGTCATGTAGGCCACATCGCTGTTGAAGTTCTGCGTGTGGTACATGTCACTTGGATGCTGGGTGATGAAGGGCTGCTCATAGAACTGCTCCTCTTCGGAGTCCTGGTTCCAATAGCCCTCGACATTTGGAACGAAGGGCAGTCCGATATTGTTGCGCTGATCCTCTGCCGTGATGGTGGTCGGCGCTGCCTCCACCAGCTTCATCGCGGGCACGCGCCGCAAGAAGTCCAGGATCTCCTCTGTTCTGTTGGCACCCACGTAGCCTAGATTGGCTGCCAGGCGGGAGGCTCTCTTGCTGGAATTGGCGGACATGGACCAGGGATTCAGGGCGGAGCCACTCTGCGAGATGGCGCGGTGGAAGAGTCCCTTGGCCATGGGcgacagcaggagcagctgcacCGAGGAAGCCCCAGCAGACTCCCCGAAGACTGTTACCTGGGCGGGGTCACCACCAAAGGCGGCTATGTTGTCGCGCACCCACTTGAGGGCCAGCACCTGATCCTTGAGTCCCTGATTGCCGGGCGCATCGGGTCCGGCGGTGAGGAAGCCCAGTGGTCCCAGTCTGTAGTTGAGCGTGACGAGTACAATGTCCTCCGCCACCAGATAGTCGGGTCCGTAGAGGAAGGCATTGCCCGAGCCGAAGGAGAAGCCGCCACCATGCAGCCAGACCATCACTGGCCGCCTATTCTGCTCGCTGGACTCCTCATCCTCCTTGGGCATGCGGGTGGTGAATACGTTGACGAACAGACAGTCCTCGTCTCCCTTGAAGGTGTCCAGGATCATGTTCTTGTGCGGACAGCTCTGGCCCTCCCTCGAGGCATCGCGGATGCCAGACCAAGGCttctctggctctgccgaGCGGAATCTATGGGAGTGTaagtatatggtatatatatcatatatatggGTCTGGGATTAACGCACCTTCTGGCTCCGATCGGTGCTGCTCCGTAGCGCATTCCCTTGAAACTGTAGTAGCCTCCTCGCTCTCCGGAGCGGTACTTCTGGTAGCGTCCCCGAACCTTGCCCAGCGTTGTGGTGGCCACAATCTCACGCTCCTTCTGCTTGCAGGGGAAGGCGGAATAAAGGTTAATATCTTAAGTTTCgattcatttttaattgtttattaatacGGTTTCAACTATCAAATGTTTGGAATGCAGCGTTGCGCAACGAATTTGCATTAGAACCGGCACTGGGGAAGTGTGCCATGGTGCAAGTGTTGCGCAATTGCCTCGGTCAATGGCCACTGatcgatggcgatggcgatggccaaAAAAAGCCTGTTCTCGCCTCCACTCAGGCCGAGAATATGTTACGGGCGGTTCTCAAATGTCAGATCTTTCTTTGCTATTGACTCGGCCTCAGCCCCAAGTTGAAGTTGATTTGGCTGTGGcattgttgcagttgctgttgctgttgcagctgcagcctgGCCATGTTTGGCCAGCTGGCTGGCTCCCCACGTTCAAGTTGAGATTTGATTGGGTCAGGCAgatttatacatatgtttgaCAAGTCTCGTCAAGGTCGCCGTAGCCAGTGGCTTGAGACTCACCCGCAGAGATCGCACCACCTCCTGGACCACGCGCATCGCCCGCGAAGGCAGCAGCTGCACGAGGGAGTTCGGATGCGAGGTCAGGGTCTTCCAGGCCGTCGTCTCCTGCAattacaaagatacaaagattgGAGCATTGTTACTATAGTGGAGCAATTGACAAAAACACGCAGATCGCCCAGTCCAAGTTCACTGGGTTCGTCTGTCCGACGTTGACAATTTTTGGGGCTGTCCAATTTGTAATGATGTTAACTGTTAACGGCCAACCTTCAccgactgctgctgccaaatgaaatttcatttaattgaaacACCATTTGCATCACTACACAGCACTCGGACATAAAGCTCGAGAGGGGGCATGGCAATTAACAACAACTACAGTCACGTGCTGCCAAAGGAAACGATCGCATTAGCCAGACTCGCATTTGGATACAGCCGAAGCCGTAGAGCCACTGGAGCTCTCATTAAGGTGTGTGTCTCGTAGTGAATCATGACACAGTTAGATGACGATGGTTTGCTCTGGCTACGAGTCTATGTAGTTGTTGTGGAGCGCCACAAATACCCAACGAATGGCCAGGCTAGTTTCAAGTTCAAATTTTATGAGTTTTTATGCTAATTACTTTTGCCGGATACCCTCACCCGAAGGCAACATTCACTGGGATGACGCGAATGGGGTGCAGACACCATGGAAGGGTGCTTCAGTGCGTGAGAGGTATTCGGAATTCGGTCAAGTTTTGTATTGGCTTTGCATTCGAAATGTTGTCGTTTCATTTCGTagctctatctgtatctgtatctgtatctgtttctgtttcttggGCTTATGCTAATGTGGGTGTAGCTGGTTTATAACAGTTTTCAATTTGGCTCTATTCGCATCGCCGTTTGGCTTTAATTATAACTGTTTAATGCGCTTGTTAGCTTTTGTTTCGATATCCGAACTGAAattt contains:
- the LOC4800550 gene encoding esterase B1 isoform X2, translating into MPCRRHLACGAAVVGLVLATALIVFAICVQRPNESGNRMKTERKSPNPNELAAAVWGAADSDSGSESVIGDLQDLPAKAFFLIATTSTTSTTTTTTASTISTTTSSAPTAATDSSSGSLDMRGVRQMASSTTETTAWKTLTSHPNSLVQLLPSRAMRVVQEVVRSLRKEREIVATTTLGKVRGRYQKYRSGERGGYYSFKGMRYGAAPIGARRFRSAEPEKPWSGIRDASREGQSCPHKNMILDTFKGDEDCLFVNVFTTRMPKEDEESSEQNRRPVMVWLHGGGFSFGSGNAFLYGPDYLVAEDIVLVTLNYRLGPLGFLTAGPDAPGNQGLKDQVLALKWVRDNIAAFGGDPAQVTVFGESAGASSVQLLLLSPMAKGLFHRAISQSGSALNPWSMSANSSKRASRLAANLGYVGANRTEEILDFLRRVPAMKLVEAAPTTITAEDQRNNIGLPFVPNVEGYWNQDSEEEQFYEQPFITQHPSDMYHTQNFNSDVAYMTGYNTHEAMLFIRRLRKNPQLLGIIENDFGRLVPQDLNSTHVHDRVTREIRSFYLGNKHVGIESVDEMIALLTDLMFLQGIRRTARNHAKYGSAPVYMYRFSFDGALGLYKRMLGIPRPGVCHGDELGYLFKFGFFNLSLDPKSLEVQVKNRMVRMWTNFAKYGTPTPDVEDPYLTTKWAPIDPSNVMNSLNYLDISGTLAMKTNPEPERQRFWDEMYQHYNGAAM
- the LOC4800550 gene encoding esterase B1 isoform X3, which gives rise to MHYSNLFTQQRSKRTMISARRSAGPRPPPSMLCLLLLSLVTLLLWEQGSSIAIAPSTFGTAIARAGKISNQLKETTAWKTLTSHPNSLVQLLPSRAMRVVQEVVRSLRKEREIVATTTLGKVRGRYQKYRSGERGGYYSFKGMRYGAAPIGARRFRSAEPEKPWSGIRDASREGQSCPHKNMILDTFKGDEDCLFVNVFTTRMPKEDEESSEQNRRPVMVWLHGGGFSFGSGNAFLYGPDYLVAEDIVLVTLNYRLGPLGFLTAGPDAPGNQGLKDQVLALKWVRDNIAAFGGDPAQVTVFGESAGASSVQLLLLSPMAKGLFHRAISQSGSALNPWSMSANSSKRASRLAANLGYVGANRTEEILDFLRRVPAMKLVEAAPTTITAEDQRNNIGLPFVPNVEGYWNQDSEEEQFYEQPFITQHPSDMYHTQNFNSDVAYMTGYNTHEAMLFIRRLRKNPQLLGIIENDFGRLVPQDLNSTHVHDRVTREIRSFYLGNKHVGIESVDEMIALLTDLMFLQGIRRTARNHAKYGSAPVYMYRFSFDGALGLYKRMLGIPRPGVCHGDELGYLFKFGFFNLSLDPKSLEVQVKNRMVRMWTNFAKYGTPTPDVEDPYLTTKWAPIDPSNVMNSLNYLDISGTLAMKTNPEPERQRFWDEMYQHYNGAAM
- the LOC4800550 gene encoding esterase B1 isoform X1, whose protein sequence is MPCRRHLACGAAVVGLVLATALIVFAICVQRPNESGNRMKTERKSPNPNELAAAVWGAADSDSGSESVIGDLQDLPAKAFFLIATTSTTSTTTTTTASTISTTTSSAPTAATDSSSGSLDMRGVRQMASSTTETTAWKTLTSHPNSLVQLLPSRAMRVVQEVVRSLRQKEREIVATTTLGKVRGRYQKYRSGERGGYYSFKGMRYGAAPIGARRFRSAEPEKPWSGIRDASREGQSCPHKNMILDTFKGDEDCLFVNVFTTRMPKEDEESSEQNRRPVMVWLHGGGFSFGSGNAFLYGPDYLVAEDIVLVTLNYRLGPLGFLTAGPDAPGNQGLKDQVLALKWVRDNIAAFGGDPAQVTVFGESAGASSVQLLLLSPMAKGLFHRAISQSGSALNPWSMSANSSKRASRLAANLGYVGANRTEEILDFLRRVPAMKLVEAAPTTITAEDQRNNIGLPFVPNVEGYWNQDSEEEQFYEQPFITQHPSDMYHTQNFNSDVAYMTGYNTHEAMLFIRRLRKNPQLLGIIENDFGRLVPQDLNSTHVHDRVTREIRSFYLGNKHVGIESVDEMIALLTDLMFLQGIRRTARNHAKYGSAPVYMYRFSFDGALGLYKRMLGIPRPGVCHGDELGYLFKFGFFNLSLDPKSLEVQVKNRMVRMWTNFAKYGTPTPDVEDPYLTTKWAPIDPSNVMNSLNYLDISGTLAMKTNPEPERQRFWDEMYQHYNGAAM
- the LOC4800550 gene encoding esterase B1 isoform X4, which codes for MISARRSAGPRPPPSMLCLLLLSLVTLLLWEQGSSIAIAPSTFGTAIARAGKISNQLKETTAWKTLTSHPNSLVQLLPSRAMRVVQEVVRSLRQKEREIVATTTLGKVRGRYQKYRSGERGGYYSFKGMRYGAAPIGARRFRSAEPEKPWSGIRDASREGQSCPHKNMILDTFKGDEDCLFVNVFTTRMPKEDEESSEQNRRPVMVWLHGGGFSFGSGNAFLYGPDYLVAEDIVLVTLNYRLGPLGFLTAGPDAPGNQGLKDQVLALKWVRDNIAAFGGDPAQVTVFGESAGASSVQLLLLSPMAKGLFHRAISQSGSALNPWSMSANSSKRASRLAANLGYVGANRTEEILDFLRRVPAMKLVEAAPTTITAEDQRNNIGLPFVPNVEGYWNQDSEEEQFYEQPFITQHPSDMYHTQNFNSDVAYMTGYNTHEAMLFIRRLRKNPQLLGIIENDFGRLVPQDLNSTHVHDRVTREIRSFYLGNKHVGIESVDEMIALLTDLMFLQGIRRTARNHAKYGSAPVYMYRFSFDGALGLYKRMLGIPRPGVCHGDELGYLFKFGFFNLSLDPKSLEVQVKNRMVRMWTNFAKYGTPTPDVEDPYLTTKWAPIDPSNVMNSLNYLDISGTLAMKTNPEPERQRFWDEMYQHYNGAAM